The DNA region AGCTATCATCGAGCAGTATGTCGGGGATGTAAAAACCGAAAAAACAAAAGGACTTGTAAACCTGTGGGCCGACATTCCGTACTTCGATACGAACTGGAAAGGCAATTACAGCGAGCTTAAAAGAATACTCGAAGGTGCCGGATTAAAGGTCAACGTTCTTTTCGGAACAGATTCCGAAGGTGTAAAGAGCTGGAAGAAGATCCCGAAAGCACAGTTCAACCTGGTAGTCTCACCATGGGTAGGTTTAAGTACTGCCGAACTCCTTGAAGAAAAATACGGCCAGCCGTACCTCCACATTCCTGTAGTACCGGTCGGTGAAAAGGAAACGACTGCTTTCATAAGAAAGGTAGTTGAATTTGCGGGAATCGACAATAAAAAGGCTGAAAAATTCATTGCAAAGGAAACTGCTGATTATTACTACTACTACGAACATATTTCCGAATTCATTTCAGAATACTGGTTCGGCCTGCCGGCTCGTTTTCTCATTGCTGCAGATGCCCAGACCACACTCGGCATCTCAAAGTTCCTGACAGATCAGATAGGTCTTATTCCTGCAAAGGTGATCATTTCGGACAATACCCCTCAGAAATACCGCGAAGCGATCGCTGAGGAGTTTAGAAACATTTCCAATGACACGAGCATTGACGTTGATTTCATCGAGGACGGATACACAATAGAAAAGGAATTCGACGAAGCCGACTACGGTTTCGGCAAGCCGCTCTTCCTTGCAACAAGCTGGGACCTTGACGTGGTAAGAAAACATAACGGTCTTTTCGTTCCGGTCGGAACACCGAACAACTTTGAAGTTGTTCTCAACCGTACTTACTACGGATATCGCGGTGCTCTTACACTGCTTGAAAAAATATACTCTGAAGTTGTCAGAGGTTAATATAAATATATGCAGCTCTGCTCATTTGCAGAGCTGTTTTTTTACATCTGCTATATGATCTTTTACATAGTCTCAGGAATCAGCAGATCATGTCTGCATCCTGCATACCGGCTGATATTTATGTATAGATATCAAAGGACCGTCACCGTTTACGTTACGGTGACGGTTTATTTTTATTGATCATCTGCTGCCCATTGCCGCAGTATAGACTTTTTCGATAAGTGTCAGTGCACCACGGTAGCCGACATAGCTTCTGTTCAGTACAACTTCATTTGCTGAAGGAGCTGAGGTTTCGATAAGAGTGAGTCCCTTATCTTTAGCAAGCTGCTTCTCCCAGGAGCTTCCGAAGATCACACCTATCTCTGTTCCGAAATCAGTTTCCTTCAGCTGTTTTTCGATCCAGTAGCCGTCCGTTTCAAAATCCGGCTCGACCGACAAACCGTCTTCCGTAAGATTATGATATACATCGCGTATGCTTTCACGGTACTTTTCCGGAGGGTTATCAGTAATTATGTTCTTTAGCGGCACAAGTCCGAGCTGGTCAGAAAGGAACTTTGTAAGTGCCGTATTGTATGTACTGTCACCTACAACCGCAAACTTCGACGGAAGTCCGAACCAGTACTGCGAGAAGAAAGCTGAAAAATGTTCAATGAAATCATAATACTGCTTTGCTTCCTCTTTAATGAAGTTCTCCGACTTTGATTTTTCGATGCCGGCGAATTCCACCACCTTGCGCAGAAATTCAGTTGTTGCTTCCTCACCAATCGGGATGACCGGAATGTGCAGATATTTCTGACCGTATTTCTTTTCGAGATGTTTAACTGTTTTAAGTCCGACCCACGGAGAAATCAGCAGATTGAAAGCCGCCTTCGGGATGTTCTTCCAGCTTTCACTTCCCTTGCTGAGCGATCCGAAAAGAATATTGACTTCAAATCCTGCACCTTCAAGAACACGCTTTATCTCAGAATAATCACCTCTCCAGAACGGATCGAAATACGGTGTCTCGAACCAGAGATTAATAAGCTTTTTACGTTTCCTGCCCTTAAAGTCTCCCACAAACTGATCTATGATCGCTATCGAGATCTGTTCATGTCCGTAAAGATTATTACCCTTGAACCCTGCTGTCGAAGCATTTACGATGTTATAGCCCTTATTCCTGTATTTACGCACTACGGAATCAACATCATCGCCGACAAGTTCACCTGAACATCCGGTCAGTATTACAAACAGATCACCTTTCATGATCTTCAGCGTGGATTTTACAAGTGTGTCAAGCTTTTTAGCTCCTCCGAACACCACCTCATTTTCTCCGAGGTTCACACTTGGAATATTCCCTGCTGCGGGATACACTGATCCCTGTGAAGCGGTCGTAATGATACCGGCCTGTTTTCCGACACAGCCCGGACCGCAGTTTGCTATCGGAACTGCTCCCGGTATAGCAGCAACGGAAAATACCGCTCCTATCGCACAGCCGTAACGCGGATGTGTTATTGTGTTTGTTCTTTTGATATTGTCAGCCAACTTCTTTTTCTCCTTCTGCTTTATTTTCTGTATGGATCACTGATTTGTTTTCTTTTTCCGTATGGATCACCGCTTTATCTTCTTCATCAAGTAATTCAGGATGCCTTGCAAGGATAAAAGGATCTTCCTGACTTAACCACCAGTCTGTATATCCCAGTTCCGTATGCCGTGCAAGTATTCTGTCAAAACGTTTTCTTGCGATAATATTAAGAATGATCTTTCCGGTTCTGATGATTCCGTCATAACCGATCGGAATGCTTTCATCGCCCATAGCAAGCGACGGTATGCCGAGCTTTGCTGCTATTGTGGCCAGACCGCCGTGACGGATGATAACAAAGTCTGCCTTCGAACGCTTCAGTATGGCCGGGAGCTGGAAAGGCTGTGTCTTGCTGACGGTGAAGTAAGGAATGTCGCCGTAATTGTCGACTAAGAATTTCAGTGTGTTCTGATGTTCATTTCCGCTGTCATAAACAGGATCGTGGTGAAATACTATGGAACCGTCAACACCCACTCCGAGTTCCTTGAGAACTGAAGTAAGACCGTGTGCATAGGCTGAACCGGTCATAACGAAACCGTACAGGCCTTTCAGTTTTTCACGCAGTGCATCGAGTTCCGGCTGTATTCTCCGGTGCTCGCTTTCTATATATTCCTCAACGATGTCCTCTTTGCCGGCCACCTTTGCTATCGCACGCAGCCATTCGTCCGTTGCTGCTATCCCGTATGGCTGAGGTGCGTTTATCTGAGGAACACCGAAATGTTCTTCAAGTGCAGTCGCCATATAGGAACCAAGTGTATGGCAGAAAGTCGTTGTCGCCAGGGCTTCACTTGCCTGTTTAAGTTCATCGTAGCTTGCCATGTCAACGAGATAATTCACACGAAGTCCGAGCGGTTTTAAAATGTCGCTGAAGTAATCCGTTCCCCAGAGCTGAACTATGTTTATAAGGTCCTTCTGTTTTTTCTTCGGATTTTTCTCAACTATGCTTCGCAGGATTCCGTGCTGTGAAATATCAAATCCCGTGCTCCAGTGCTTTGAACGGAAGCCCTCACAGTGAAGAGGAATAACTTCAATTCCGAGTTCATTCTGCAGTTCATCAGCTATACTGTCGATATCTTCACCGATGATCGCAGTTGAGCACGCCATCGAAATAAATATCGCTTTCGGCGAGTATCTGTAGTAAGCGTCGCGGATAGTCTGTCTGAGTTTATTGCTTGCACCGAACACCATGTCATTTTCAAGAAGATTGGTGCTGAGAATGCTAATTGTCTGCGGCTGTTTATGTCGTCGGGCAAGTCCTATATTCATTGAAACATTGAGTCCATGCTGCTGGGCTGAACATCCTATCGGAGAATGTTCAACAAGAATACAGTCAGTGAGATTTCCTATCTGACATGCTACCATGGCATGTGCACAGGTAGTTTCCTGGCTGAAAGGCATGTTCAGTTCACACAGCTGACAGGCTCTTCCGCGCTTTCCGCAGCATTTATCTGTTTTCTTTGCGCTTCTGTC from Ruminococcus sp. HUN007 includes:
- a CDS encoding nitrogenase component 1, encoding MAENKKKKSSSITHARYGCAIGAVNTVNAIRRAIPIANCGPGCADKQFITLSFSNGFQGADYAGGGAVPSVNTGENEIVFGGSKKLESTLKSAFKIMDGDLFVVLTGCAPSLIGDDVGAIVRKYKKEGYPVVFADAAGFRGNNLIGHESVVKAIIEQYVGDVKTEKTKGLVNLWADIPYFDTNWKGNYSELKRILEGAGLKVNVLFGTDSEGVKSWKKIPKAQFNLVVSPWVGLSTAELLEEKYGQPYLHIPVVPVGEKETTAFIRKVVEFAGIDNKKAEKFIAKETADYYYYYEHISEFISEYWFGLPARFLIAADAQTTLGISKFLTDQIGLIPAKVIISDNTPQKYREAIAEEFRNISNDTSIDVDFIEDGYTIEKEFDEADYGFGKPLFLATSWDLDVVRKHNGLFVPVGTPNNFEVVLNRTYYGYRGALTLLEKIYSEVVRG
- a CDS encoding nitrogenase component 1, whose translation is MADNIKRTNTITHPRYGCAIGAVFSVAAIPGAVPIANCGPGCVGKQAGIITTASQGSVYPAAGNIPSVNLGENEVVFGGAKKLDTLVKSTLKIMKGDLFVILTGCSGELVGDDVDSVVRKYRNKGYNIVNASTAGFKGNNLYGHEQISIAIIDQFVGDFKGRKRKKLINLWFETPYFDPFWRGDYSEIKRVLEGAGFEVNILFGSLSKGSESWKNIPKAAFNLLISPWVGLKTVKHLEKKYGQKYLHIPVIPIGEEATTEFLRKVVEFAGIEKSKSENFIKEEAKQYYDFIEHFSAFFSQYWFGLPSKFAVVGDSTYNTALTKFLSDQLGLVPLKNIITDNPPEKYRESIRDVYHNLTEDGLSVEPDFETDGYWIEKQLKETDFGTEIGVIFGSSWEKQLAKDKGLTLIETSAPSANEVVLNRSYVGYRGALTLIEKVYTAAMGSR
- a CDS encoding nitrogenase component 1, which encodes MSTRKINLSMSECSNREMRLGTITSWDGSASELLKASDYEDRSAKKTDKCCGKRGRACQLCELNMPFSQETTCAHAMVACQIGNLTDCILVEHSPIGCSAQQHGLNVSMNIGLARRHKQPQTISILSTNLLENDMVFGASNKLRQTIRDAYYRYSPKAIFISMACSTAIIGEDIDSIADELQNELGIEVIPLHCEGFRSKHWSTGFDISQHGILRSIVEKNPKKKQKDLINIVQLWGTDYFSDILKPLGLRVNYLVDMASYDELKQASEALATTTFCHTLGSYMATALEEHFGVPQINAPQPYGIAATDEWLRAIAKVAGKEDIVEEYIESEHRRIQPELDALREKLKGLYGFVMTGSAYAHGLTSVLKELGVGVDGSIVFHHDPVYDSGNEHQNTLKFLVDNYGDIPYFTVSKTQPFQLPAILKRSKADFVIIRHGGLATIAAKLGIPSLAMGDESIPIGYDGIIRTGKIILNIIARKRFDRILARHTELGYTDWWLSQEDPFILARHPELLDEEDKAVIHTEKENKSVIHTENKAEGEKEVG